In Calditrichota bacterium, the genomic stretch TTCCGGTAATTTCAGGACGCCCGGGGTACACAACCTGGGCAAAAGCCGATACGCTAAAGAGCCAGACAAAAAGAAATGTCCAGACGCGAAAAATGGATTTCATCGGGATTTCCCTCCTGATTCGGTGAGTCATGTGCGGAGTTTTACACTGTTTTATCGGAAGGAACCGGAATTTTGATTAGTCGGGAAGGGAGAGTCAATGCAAAAATCAAAATAGATTTTCTAAAAAAAATCGCCCCCGAATTTTCACGAATGTACACGAATTATTTTTTATGTTTCAACAAAAATGGGTTCTTTTTTGACAATTTGTGTCACTCGTGGGCAATTAAGCTATCCCAAAAGGTGATTCAAACGTTTTAAAATGAATTCGGCGTCGGCCGTTATTTTTCGCACCACCTCGCCCGCCGAAGGAATATCTTTAACCAACCCGGCAATCTGACCCATTTCCAGATCGCCTTCCTTCATATCGCCTTCGTGGATGCCCCACTTTGCGCGCCTTGAGCCAATCATCTCCCGGATTTTTTCCGGGGGAGCACCGGCAAATTCCGCCTCCCAAATGCGCCGGGCAAATTCATTCTTAAAGGCGCGAATCGGTCCCACCTTGCGCGCAAAAAGGAGAGTGTCCGCCTCGCCAGCCTGAAGTCCCGCATTTTTGTAATTCAAATGAGCAGCGGATTCTCTTGTCAGGGCAAAGCGTGTGCCGATTTGCACTCCCTCCGCTCCCAGGGCCAGAGCAGCCGCAAGACCCCGGCCGTCTCCGATTCCGCCGGCCGCCATGACCGGTACGGAAACGGCCTCCACCACCTGAGGGATCAAACAAAATGTTGTAATTTCTTCAAAGCCGTTGTGACCTCCCGCCTCGGTACCCTCCGCCACAATGGCATCCACACCGGCCGCTTCAGCCTTCAGGGCAAATCGAACCGATGGGACCACGTGAACCACCTTCGCCCCGTTTTGTTTGAGCTGTTCGGTGAATGTTCGGGGATTTCCCGCGGACGTAAACACAATCGGGATTTTTTCCTCCAGCACCACGGCTACAATTTTCTCCACATCCGGGCGCAGCAGCGGGACATTGACGCCAAACGGCTTTTGGGTTAGGGCGCGCGTGGCCTGAATTTCCTTCCGCAGCTCATCCGGGTACATCGACCCGGAACCCAGAAGCCCGAGTCCTCCTGCTTCCGAAACCGCCGCGGCCAGCTCGTGCCCGGACACCCAGATCATTCCTCCCTGAATGATGGGGGTGTTAATGCCAAAGAGATCTGTAATTCGGGTGTGAATCATTTTGGTTTCCTCAACCTTGTTTAGCCTTACCCTTGCGAAGGTTTGAAACCCTCGCAAGGGTTTTAATTTTTATGGATAAAAAGACATTGTGAACGAAACACCGCTTTTTTTATGACCCACCCCCTGACTCCCCCTCCCTGACCTCAGGGAGGGGGCCGGGGGAAGGGTCAGGAATGAGTGATTTTTATTGAGAACACCATGTTTTGTTTATCCGATCCCATAAAAAGCCAGTAGAACCCTAAATTTGTAGTTTTTCGTCATGCTTTCGATTCGCAGGCGTAAAGCCTGCGGTTACACCTTGCCTTTTTTGGGGGGTGTATCAAAAGTCCTTTTTTCAAAAAATAATGCGTATTTGTCATTGTGAGGAGCGAAGAATGAGCGACGAAGCAATCTCATAATATATTGTAAATAATGAGATTGCCGCGTCCGCCTGAAGCGCACTCGCAATGACATGTTTTAGAAAAATAACTCTCATGATCGTAGGCCTAGACTTTTGATACAGCTCCGCACCGTTTATTTTTTACCATTCTTCGTAAACATGCGCCAGATCAGCGGCAGCATTTTTAGCAGCCCATTTGTCCGTTTTCGGATCCCTTTTCCGTACAAAAAATGAAGTGTTCCCAATATCCGGTCATAGAGCGGCTTGCTGTACGGGTGCCACCACATGTCCCGTTTGGCAAAAGAAAGCCAATCTTTGACAATGACCTGCGGTTCGGTCACCTCGTAGAAA encodes the following:
- a CDS encoding nitronate monooxygenase; amino-acid sequence: MIHTRITDLFGINTPIIQGGMIWVSGHELAAAVSEAGGLGLLGSGSMYPDELRKEIQATRALTQKPFGVNVPLLRPDVEKIVAVVLEEKIPIVFTSAGNPRTFTEQLKQNGAKVVHVVPSVRFALKAEAAGVDAIVAEGTEAGGHNGFEEITTFCLIPQVVEAVSVPVMAAGGIGDGRGLAAALALGAEGVQIGTRFALTRESAAHLNYKNAGLQAGEADTLLFARKVGPIRAFKNEFARRIWEAEFAGAPPEKIREMIGSRRAKWGIHEGDMKEGDLEMGQIAGLVKDIPSAGEVVRKITADAEFILKRLNHLLG